The genomic stretch TGTTCGGCAGTGCCTTCTTCACGGCACAGACGACGATGTCGCCCACGGTCGCAGTGCGTCGCGTATATCGGCCCCGACCGGTCGAACCGCCGATGACACGGATCACCAGGGCCCGCTTGGCGCCGGTGTTGTCCGCGATGTCCACAATCGTTTCCTGTTGAATCATGAAATCACCAACGGACTATTTCTTTGCGGCGGCCTCTCGCACCCTGCGGGCAACACGCCATGACTTTGTCTTGCTGATCGGTCGACATTCGGCGATCTCCACGACATCGCCGGCCTTGCACACGTTCGCCTCGTCGTGAACGTGAATTATCTTCTGTTTCTTCAGGTACTTGCCGTACTTCGCGTGCTTGACAAGCAGATCGAGCCGAATTTTCACCGTCTTTTGACGGGCATCGGCCACCACAACGCCGACGCGCGCCCGGCGCTGACCCCGTGTCGTCACACTTTTAGTCGCTGTTTCCGTCATGCGTGTATACCGTCTCGTTTCTCATCAACGACCGGGCGATACCCCGGCAGTCGCTCTATCGTTGTCCGACCGACTCCATGTGATACTGCTTCTGCTCAATATTTTCTTCGCCACGCTCATGAAGAACGGTCAGCACCCGGGCAATGTCTCGCTTCGTCTTGCCAAGCTGCGACGAGTCCTCGAGCTTTTCCGTAACGGCCTGGCTGCGCAAATCGAAGAGGTGTCGCCGGAGGCGATCCAGTTCCATGTGCAGTTCGTCAATCTTCAGTTCTCGAAGGTCCGCGATCTTCATGGCCGAATTCAACCTCTCGATCAACCTGCGCTATTGATTAAAGACTGTGCCGTCTCGTCACGAAGCGACATCGCATCGGCATCTTGTGGGCAACGCGGGTCAGTGCGTCGCGAGCCACCTTTTCTTCCACGTCTCCGATTTCGAAGATGACCGTACCGGACTTCACAACCGCGACCCAGTGATCAACTTCACCCTTGCCCTTGCCCATTCGCGTTTCGAGCGGTTTAGCCGAGACGCTCTTCTGCGGGAAGATTCGAATGAAGACGCGCCCCTGACGCTGCAGGAAGTGCGACGCAGCCATTCGGCCCGCCTCAATCTGTCGAGCCGTGATCCAACCTTCAGTGAGCACCTGAAGGCCAAAATCACCGTACGACACTTTGTTGCCGCGCGTCGCCACGCCACGGATCTTGCCGCGGTGCTGCTTGCGATACTTGACTCGAGACGGCATCAATGACATCGAACGTCACTCCCATTCCATTCAGCCCGGCAACAACGCCGGTGAACCCGTCAAACCGAAGCCCGGCCTCAGGCCCGCGCTCGGCGTCCCGTCCGGCGGACCGGTTCGGTCTCTTCGACCTCTTCGCCGTACTGACCTTTGTAAATCCAGACTCGAACGCCGATCGCGCCGTAAGTCGTATAGGCCTCGGCGAATCCGTAATCCACATGAGCCTGAAGCGTCTGGGCCGGAATCGAGCCGCGCTTCTGCTGTTCCACGCGGGACATTTCCGCGCCGCCGAGCCGACCCTTGATGATGATCTTCACACCCAGCGCGCCGGCCGCCATGCCCGCGTCGACGTGCATCTTAACGGCTCGCCGGAAGCTCGTGCGCCGCTTCAACTGCGAGGCGATGTCGAGCGCCATCAGCTGGGCGTTCAAATCAGGGTTCTTGATTTCCTTGATGTTAATGCTGACCTTGCGGTCGATCATCTCCTCGATGACTTCGCGAAGTTTGTCCACTTCGGCGCCCTTGGGGCCGATGACCATGCCCGGCCGCGCCGTCGAGAGGAAGACTTTGACCTCGTCGCGGGTGCGCTCGATTTCGATCTTGGCGACGCCCGCGAACGGCGGCGTGTCGTTCAAGCGTTTCTGAATCAGACGGCGGATTTTCTGATCTTCAATCAGAAACTCGGCGAACGCCGCCTTCGGCGCGAACCAGCGCGAACGCCAGTCCTCGGTGACGCCGATTCGGAACCCGATTGGATGAACTTTCTGTCCCATATCGATTTACTTCCTCGGTCCCTCGGCCACCGTCACGACGATGTGGCTGGTGCGTTTCATGATCGGATGGGCTCGACCTCGATCCTTCGGCTTGAACCGCTTGATCGTCGGCCCCTCATCCACGCGGGCTTCGTGAACGAAGAGCCCGCGAACGTTTGCTTCCTGCTCGTCTGCATCCGCCATCGCGGCGCGGAGGACCTTGTCAACATACGCGCAGGCCCGCTTCTTGGTAAATTTCAGAAGCTCCAGCGCCTCGTTCACATGACGACCCGCGATCAACTGCGTGACCAGCCGTGCCTTGAACGGACTGATGCGAGCGTAGCGATGCCTGGATGTCCACTTCCCGTCAGCCATTGAACAGGCTCCGAATTCGAGGGGATCAACCCTCCGCCTTCTTCGCGGCCGTATGGCCCTTGAAGATTCGCGTGAGGCTGAACTCGCCCAACTTGTGACCGACCATGTCCTCGGTCACAAACACCTTGTTAAAAATCTTCCCGTTGTGAACCTCGAAGGTCCGCCCGACGAACTCCGGCGGAATCGTGCAGCGACGAGCCCACGTCCTGATCATCTCGTGGGAGCCGCGATCAATCGCACGCTGCACCTTCCGGTACAGCTTCGGATCGACATACGGGCCTTTCTTCAGACTGCGTCCCATGGTTGACTTT from Phycisphaerae bacterium encodes the following:
- the rpsQ gene encoding 30S ribosomal protein S17, whose translation is MTETATKSVTTRGQRRARVGVVVADARQKTVKIRLDLLVKHAKYGKYLKKQKIIHVHDEANVCKAGDVVEIAECRPISKTKSWRVARRVREAAAKK
- the rpmC gene encoding 50S ribosomal protein L29, whose product is MKIADLRELKIDELHMELDRLRRHLFDLRSQAVTEKLEDSSQLGKTKRDIARVLTVLHERGEENIEQKQYHMESVGQR
- the rplP gene encoding 50S ribosomal protein L16; this translates as MSLMPSRVKYRKQHRGKIRGVATRGNKVSYGDFGLQVLTEGWITARQIEAGRMAASHFLQRQGRVFIRIFPQKSVSAKPLETRMGKGKGEVDHWVAVVKSGTVIFEIGDVEEKVARDALTRVAHKMPMRCRFVTRRHSL
- the rpsC gene encoding 30S ribosomal protein S3 → MGQKVHPIGFRIGVTEDWRSRWFAPKAAFAEFLIEDQKIRRLIQKRLNDTPPFAGVAKIEIERTRDEVKVFLSTARPGMVIGPKGAEVDKLREVIEEMIDRKVSINIKEIKNPDLNAQLMALDIASQLKRRTSFRRAVKMHVDAGMAAGALGVKIIIKGRLGGAEMSRVEQQKRGSIPAQTLQAHVDYGFAEAYTTYGAIGVRVWIYKGQYGEEVEETEPVRRTGRRARA
- the rplV gene encoding 50S ribosomal protein L22 codes for the protein MADGKWTSRHRYARISPFKARLVTQLIAGRHVNEALELLKFTKKRACAYVDKVLRAAMADADEQEANVRGLFVHEARVDEGPTIKRFKPKDRGRAHPIMKRTSHIVVTVAEGPRK
- the rpsS gene encoding 30S ribosomal protein S19, whose protein sequence is MGRSLKKGPYVDPKLYRKVQRAIDRGSHEMIRTWARRCTIPPEFVGRTFEVHNGKIFNKVFVTEDMVGHKLGEFSLTRIFKGHTAAKKAEG